A genomic region of Zalophus californianus isolate mZalCal1 chromosome 11, mZalCal1.pri.v2, whole genome shotgun sequence contains the following coding sequences:
- the LOC113913784 gene encoding H/ACA ribonucleoprotein complex subunit 3-like, which translates to MFLRYYLNEQGDRVYTLKKLDPMGQQTCSVHPARFSPDDKYSRHRITVKKHFKVLMTQQPRPVL; encoded by the coding sequence ATGTTTCTCCGGTATTACCTCAACGAGCAGGGAGACCGAGTCTATACGCTGAAGAAGCTTGACCCTATGGGACAACAGACCTGCTCGGTGCATCCTGCTCGGTTCTCCCCAGATGACAAATACTCTAGACACCGAATCACTGTCAAGAAACACTTCAAGGTGCTCATGACCCAGCAACCGCGCCCTGTCCTCTGA